A genome region from Thermococcus gorgonarius includes the following:
- a CDS encoding cation:proton antiporter, whose amino-acid sequence MMEQVFFYAALIVMVAGFISMLRIMLGPSVPDRVVGVDTLNTLVVAAMILLGAAYDRTIYIDIAIVYALLSYIGTLAVARYLQGGLS is encoded by the coding sequence ATGATGGAGCAGGTTTTCTTCTACGCGGCCCTGATAGTCATGGTAGCGGGCTTCATCTCGATGCTGAGGATAATGCTCGGGCCGAGCGTCCCGGACAGGGTGGTTGGCGTTGACACGCTGAACACCCTCGTGGTTGCCGCAATGATACTGCTTGGAGCAGCCTACGACAGGACGATCTACATCGACATCGCCATCGTTTACGCCCTGCTGAGCTACATAGGGACCCTCGCCGTAGCGCGCTACCTCCAGGGGGGATTGTCGTGA
- a CDS encoding DUF4040 domain-containing protein: protein MNALTLDMTIQAIVLIGVLITAYLTIRSRDLLVAALMSAAMSLLLSLEFYSLHAPDVAIAEAAVGAGVVTALVVYGIAKTERWEGRE, encoded by the coding sequence ATGAACGCCCTTACCCTTGACATGACGATTCAGGCGATAGTACTCATCGGAGTCCTCATTACGGCCTACCTCACGATTCGCTCCAGGGATTTGCTGGTTGCGGCCTTAATGTCAGCCGCGATGAGCCTGCTCCTCAGCCTCGAGTTCTACAGCCTCCACGCTCCCGATGTTGCCATAGCTGAAGCCGCGGTCGGCGCTGGTGTTGTAACAGCCCTGGTCGTCTACGGAATAGCGAAAACCGAGAGATGGGAGGGGAGAGAATGA
- a CDS encoding monovalent cation/H+ antiporter subunit E: MPFIVAFILSYLLWLVLTAGTNGLLWSTQELIAGLIFSLIVAYATRDVIGEKAGRFLNPAKWIGFIAYSPVLFWGMVKANLQVAWLVITGKIRPGIVRVPVDLENDAQYTILSNSITLTPGTLTVDACPEEKALYIHWIKIPEGMERPESSEPVAGPFEKWARRLGR, from the coding sequence TTGCCTTTCATTGTCGCATTTATACTGAGCTACCTGCTGTGGCTTGTACTGACTGCAGGGACGAACGGCCTGCTCTGGAGCACGCAGGAGCTGATAGCTGGACTGATATTTTCGCTGATAGTGGCCTATGCGACGAGAGATGTCATCGGCGAAAAGGCAGGAAGGTTCCTGAACCCGGCAAAGTGGATCGGCTTCATAGCCTATTCACCGGTCCTCTTCTGGGGAATGGTCAAAGCTAATCTCCAGGTTGCCTGGCTCGTCATAACCGGAAAGATAAGGCCCGGCATCGTCAGGGTTCCCGTTGACCTCGAAAACGACGCTCAGTACACGATACTGAGCAACTCGATAACCCTAACGCCAGGAACGCTGACGGTGGATGCGTGCCCGGAGGAGAAGGCCCTCTACATCCACTGGATAAAGATACCAGAGGGAATGGAGAGGCCTGAGAGCTCCGAACCCGTTGCCGGGCCCTTTGAGAAGTGGGCGAGGAGGCTGGGAAGATGA
- a CDS encoding TRAM domain-containing protein, with protein MYGDRFGGYGQEAPVKVGERYRVKIESLGKGGDGIAKIKGFVIFVPNTQVGDEVDIVINSVKRKFAFAQVI; from the coding sequence ATGTATGGAGATAGATTTGGTGGATATGGACAGGAAGCCCCCGTTAAGGTCGGGGAGAGATACAGGGTTAAGATCGAGAGCCTCGGAAAGGGCGGTGATGGCATCGCCAAGATAAAGGGGTTCGTTATATTCGTCCCGAACACTCAAGTTGGAGACGAAGTTGATATCGTTATCAACTCAGTTAAGAGGAAGTTTGCATTTGCACAAGTTATCTGA
- the mnhG gene encoding monovalent cation/H(+) antiporter subunit G: MNWVDYLIYAFLAISLTFNVLGSIALHRFPDVYTRLHGATKCTTFGTIFAVLAVFTHALYQLHVTGDSKYLQMALHSVVALIALLLTNPVGAHAIAKAAHLSGYKPAKAVVDAYEEKLGGGRE, encoded by the coding sequence GTGAACTGGGTCGATTACCTCATCTATGCTTTCCTCGCGATCAGCCTGACATTCAACGTGCTGGGAAGCATCGCTTTGCACCGCTTCCCAGATGTTTACACGAGGCTCCACGGCGCGACCAAGTGCACCACCTTCGGAACTATATTCGCGGTCTTGGCAGTCTTCACCCACGCCCTCTACCAGCTCCACGTTACCGGGGACTCGAAGTACCTCCAGATGGCGCTCCACAGCGTCGTCGCTCTGATAGCACTTCTCCTGACGAACCCAGTCGGGGCACACGCTATAGCCAAGGCGGCCCATTTAAGCGGCTACAAGCCCGCAAAAGCCGTCGTTGACGCCTACGAGGAGAAGCTCGGGGGTGGAAGAGAATGA
- the hydA gene encoding NADPH-dependent hydrogenase/sulfhydrogenase 1 subunit alpha: MKNVYLPITIDHIARVEGKGGVEIVVGDDGVKEVKLNIIEGPRFFEAISLGKKVDEALAIYPRICSFCSVAHKLTAVEAAEKAVGFTPREEIQALREVLYIGDMIESHALHLYLLVLPDYLGYSGPLHMVEEYKKEISIALDLKNLGSWMMDELGSRAIHQENAIMGGFGKLPDKSVLETMKKRLKEALPKAEYTFELFTKLEQYEEVEGPITHIAVKPRNDVYGIYGDYLKASDGNEFPSEEYKEHIKEFVVEHSFAKHSVYREKPFMVGAISRLVNNASLLYGKAKELYEAHKDLLRATNPFANNLAQALELVYFTERAIDLIDEALAKWPIKARDEVEIRDGFGVSTTEAPRGVLVYALNVENGRVSYADIITPTAFNLAMMEQHVRMMAEKHYNDDPEKLKLLTEMVVRAYDPCISCSVHVARL, encoded by the coding sequence ATGAAGAACGTCTACCTTCCAATCACCATTGACCACATAGCGAGGGTTGAAGGCAAAGGAGGAGTTGAGATAGTCGTCGGCGACGACGGCGTCAAGGAGGTCAAGCTCAACATCATAGAGGGGCCACGCTTCTTCGAGGCGATATCCCTCGGCAAGAAGGTCGACGAGGCACTTGCAATCTACCCGAGGATATGCTCCTTCTGTTCCGTTGCCCACAAGCTCACCGCGGTTGAAGCGGCGGAAAAGGCCGTCGGCTTCACCCCGCGCGAGGAGATACAGGCTTTGAGGGAGGTTCTCTACATAGGAGACATGATAGAGAGCCACGCCCTGCACCTCTACCTCTTGGTGCTCCCGGACTATCTCGGCTACTCAGGACCGCTCCACATGGTTGAGGAATACAAGAAAGAAATCAGCATAGCGCTCGACCTCAAAAACCTCGGCTCATGGATGATGGACGAGCTAGGAAGCAGAGCAATCCACCAAGAGAACGCAATAATGGGCGGTTTCGGAAAGCTTCCTGACAAAAGCGTCCTCGAGACGATGAAGAAGCGCCTTAAGGAAGCCCTTCCGAAGGCTGAATACACCTTCGAGCTCTTCACCAAGCTGGAGCAGTACGAGGAGGTTGAGGGGCCGATAACCCACATAGCTGTGAAGCCGAGAAATGATGTTTATGGAATCTACGGCGACTACCTCAAGGCGAGCGACGGCAACGAGTTCCCGAGTGAAGAGTATAAGGAGCACATAAAGGAGTTCGTGGTTGAACACAGCTTCGCCAAGCACAGCGTCTATAGAGAAAAGCCCTTCATGGTTGGAGCCATATCGCGCCTCGTCAATAACGCTTCGCTTCTCTACGGGAAGGCTAAGGAGCTCTACGAGGCCCACAAAGACCTGCTTAGAGCAACCAACCCATTCGCCAACAACTTAGCTCAAGCCCTCGAGCTCGTCTACTTCACGGAGAGGGCGATAGACCTCATAGACGAGGCCCTGGCGAAGTGGCCCATCAAGGCCAGGGACGAGGTCGAGATAAGGGACGGCTTCGGCGTTTCCACGACGGAAGCACCGCGCGGAGTGCTGGTGTATGCTCTCAACGTTGAGAACGGAAGGGTTTCCTACGCGGACATCATAACGCCGACAGCGTTCAACCTGGCAATGATGGAGCAACACGTCAGGATGATGGCGGAGAAGCACTACAACGACGACCCGGAGAAGCTCAAACTCCTCACGGAAATGGTAGTTAGGGCCTACGACCCGTGCATCTCCTGTTCGGTGCACGTGGCGAGGCTTTGA
- a CDS encoding ubiquitin-like small modifier protein 1 — MKVTVRYFARYRSLVGKGEEEVELPEGATVRDLIEKLKELHPVLKNEVFAEDDDLADVNVSRNGRYVRFDEILKDGDIVALFPPVSGG, encoded by the coding sequence ATGAAGGTCACGGTAAGATACTTCGCCAGATACCGCTCCCTGGTTGGGAAGGGTGAGGAAGAGGTAGAACTCCCGGAGGGGGCTACTGTCAGGGATCTCATTGAAAAGCTCAAGGAGCTGCATCCGGTCCTCAAAAATGAGGTCTTCGCCGAGGACGATGATCTCGCCGATGTCAACGTCTCCAGAAACGGCCGTTACGTGAGGTTCGACGAAATATTGAAAGATGGTGATATCGTGGCCCTCTTTCCGCCGGTAAGTGGTGGCTGA
- the hydG gene encoding NADPH-dependent hydrogenase/sulfhydrogenase 1 subunit gamma: MVLPKEIMMPNDNPYTLHRVKVLKVYPLTETEKLFLFRFEDPELAENWTFRPGQFVQLTIPGVGEVPISICSSAMRRGFFELCIRRAGRVTTVIHRLKPGDTVLVRGPYGNGFPVDEWEGMDLLLIAAGLGTAPLRSVFLYAMDNRWKYGNITFINTARYGKDLLFYKELEAMKDLAEAENVKIIQSVTRDPDWPGLHGRPQNFIPEANTNPKNTAVAICGPPRMYKSVFEALINYGYRPENIYVTLERKMKCGIGKCGHCNVGTSTSWKYICKDGPVFTYFDIVSTPGLLD; the protein is encoded by the coding sequence ATGGTTCTCCCGAAGGAGATAATGATGCCCAACGATAATCCTTACACCCTTCACAGGGTAAAGGTGCTCAAGGTTTACCCGCTCACCGAAACAGAGAAGCTCTTCCTGTTCCGCTTCGAAGACCCCGAACTCGCCGAAAACTGGACCTTCAGGCCTGGACAGTTCGTCCAGCTTACAATCCCCGGAGTTGGAGAAGTGCCGATAAGCATATGTTCATCAGCGATGAGGAGGGGCTTCTTCGAGCTGTGCATCAGAAGGGCCGGGAGGGTTACCACAGTAATACACAGGCTCAAGCCCGGTGATACAGTCCTCGTCCGCGGTCCCTATGGAAACGGCTTCCCCGTTGATGAGTGGGAGGGCATGGATCTGCTTCTCATAGCCGCTGGCCTCGGAACGGCACCGCTCAGGAGCGTCTTCCTCTATGCAATGGACAACCGCTGGAAGTACGGCAACATAACCTTTATCAACACCGCCCGCTATGGGAAGGACCTCCTCTTCTACAAGGAGCTTGAGGCGATGAAAGACTTAGCTGAAGCTGAGAACGTCAAGATAATCCAGAGCGTTACGCGCGATCCCGACTGGCCCGGCCTACACGGAAGGCCTCAGAATTTCATTCCTGAGGCGAACACCAACCCGAAGAACACGGCAGTGGCCATATGTGGCCCGCCGAGGATGTACAAGTCTGTCTTCGAGGCGCTCATCAACTACGGTTACAGGCCAGAGAACATCTACGTAACCCTTGAGAGGAAGATGAAGTGTGGAATAGGAAAATGCGGCCACTGCAACGTCGGAACGAGCACCAGCTGGAAGTACATCTGCAAGGACGGCCCGGTCTTCACGTACTTCGACATAGTATCGACCCCGGGACTGCTGGACTGA
- the hydD gene encoding NADPH-dependent hydrogenase/sulfhydrogenase 1 subunit delta, whose amino-acid sequence MEMEGNGKVRIGFYALTSCYGCQLQFAMMDELLQLIPNVEIVCWYMLERDSKEVEPVDIALIEGSVSTEEEIELVKKIRENAKIVVAVGACATQGGVQSWEKDKDLEELWKTVYGDGKVKFQPKMAEPVENYIKVDYKIYGCPPEKKDFIYALGTLLIGSWPEDIDYPVCLECRLNGNSCVLLEKGEPCLGPLTRAGCNARCPAYGIACIGCRGAIGYDVAWFDSLARVFKEKGLTKEEILERMKIFNAHNPKLEEMVEKVFQEVKE is encoded by the coding sequence ATGGAGATGGAAGGAAACGGAAAAGTTCGCATCGGGTTTTACGCCCTCACCTCATGCTACGGATGTCAGCTCCAGTTCGCCATGATGGACGAGCTCCTTCAACTCATCCCGAACGTCGAAATCGTCTGCTGGTACATGCTCGAAAGGGACAGCAAGGAAGTCGAGCCCGTTGACATAGCCCTCATCGAGGGGAGCGTTTCGACGGAGGAGGAGATTGAACTGGTTAAGAAAATCCGCGAGAACGCGAAGATAGTCGTTGCTGTCGGTGCCTGCGCCACTCAGGGCGGTGTCCAGAGCTGGGAGAAAGACAAAGACCTTGAAGAGCTATGGAAGACCGTCTACGGTGACGGAAAGGTCAAGTTCCAGCCGAAGATGGCCGAGCCAGTGGAGAACTACATCAAGGTCGATTACAAAATCTACGGCTGTCCGCCGGAGAAAAAGGACTTCATCTACGCCCTCGGAACCCTCCTAATAGGCTCGTGGCCCGAGGACATTGACTATCCCGTCTGCCTTGAGTGCCGCCTGAACGGGAACTCCTGCGTGCTCCTTGAGAAGGGAGAACCCTGCCTCGGCCCGCTCACGAGGGCTGGCTGTAACGCCCGCTGTCCCGCCTACGGAATAGCATGTATAGGTTGCAGGGGAGCGATAGGCTATGACGTTGCCTGGTTCGACTCCCTCGCGAGGGTATTCAAGGAGAAAGGTCTAACCAAGGAGGAAATCCTTGAGCGCATGAAGATATTCAACGCCCACAACCCGAAGCTCGAGGAAATGGTTGAGAAGGTCTTCCAGGAGGTGAAAGAATGA
- the eno gene encoding phosphopyruvate hydratase: MENPFEITNVIAREVLDSRGNPTVEVEVYTPISMGRAAVPSGASTGTHEALELRDGGKRYHGKGVRRAVENVNKIIAPEIIGMDVTWQRDIDMLMLELDGTENKSNLGANAILGVSLAVAKAAANALGLPLYQYIGGTNAYVMPVPMSNVINGGVHAGNELDFQEFMIMPVGADSFREAIRWVSETYHVLKKVIAERYGKNAINVGDEGGFAPPMKEVTEPLEVLIEAIEEAGYKPGDEIAFALDAASSEFFHPDKGKYVVSGKEYDRGELLELYRELVSTYPIVSIEDPFHEEDWEGFAMITRELGNKIQIVGDDLFVTNPKRIRKGIEMGAANALLLKVNQIGTLSEAIDAAYTAFRAGYGVVVSHRSGETEDATIADLAVALNAGQIKTGAPARSDRNAKYNQLIRIEEELEGIAVYPGRKFRNPFL, from the coding sequence ATGGAGAACCCGTTTGAGATAACGAACGTTATAGCGAGGGAGGTACTGGACAGCAGAGGAAACCCAACCGTTGAAGTCGAGGTCTACACGCCGATAAGTATGGGCAGAGCGGCCGTTCCGAGTGGGGCTTCAACCGGAACCCATGAGGCCCTTGAGCTCCGCGACGGCGGGAAGAGGTACCACGGAAAGGGCGTTAGGCGGGCCGTTGAGAACGTCAACAAGATAATCGCACCCGAAATCATAGGAATGGACGTCACCTGGCAGAGGGACATCGACATGCTAATGCTCGAGCTTGACGGAACCGAGAACAAGAGCAACCTCGGTGCAAACGCTATCCTCGGCGTTTCCTTGGCCGTTGCAAAGGCGGCCGCCAACGCTCTGGGCCTTCCGCTCTACCAGTACATCGGAGGAACCAACGCCTACGTCATGCCCGTTCCTATGAGCAATGTCATCAACGGCGGCGTTCATGCGGGCAACGAGCTCGACTTCCAGGAGTTCATGATCATGCCCGTCGGCGCCGACTCCTTCAGGGAGGCAATAAGGTGGGTTTCCGAGACATACCACGTCCTCAAGAAGGTCATCGCCGAGCGCTACGGTAAGAACGCCATAAACGTCGGCGACGAGGGCGGCTTTGCCCCGCCGATGAAGGAGGTAACCGAGCCGCTGGAAGTTCTCATTGAGGCCATTGAAGAAGCCGGCTACAAGCCCGGCGACGAGATAGCCTTCGCCCTCGACGCTGCTTCAAGCGAGTTCTTCCACCCTGACAAGGGCAAGTACGTCGTCTCTGGAAAGGAGTACGACAGGGGCGAGCTTTTGGAGCTCTACAGGGAGCTGGTCAGCACCTACCCGATAGTCTCAATTGAGGACCCGTTCCACGAGGAGGACTGGGAAGGCTTCGCCATGATAACGAGGGAGCTCGGAAATAAGATACAGATCGTCGGCGACGACCTCTTCGTCACCAACCCGAAGAGGATAAGGAAGGGCATAGAGATGGGCGCCGCCAACGCGCTCCTCCTCAAGGTCAACCAGATAGGAACCCTCAGCGAGGCCATCGATGCCGCCTACACCGCCTTCAGGGCCGGCTACGGCGTCGTTGTCTCCCACAGGAGCGGTGAGACTGAAGACGCTACAATAGCAGACCTTGCAGTTGCCCTCAACGCCGGCCAGATAAAGACCGGTGCCCCAGCGAGGAGCGACAGGAACGCCAAGTACAACCAGCTGATAAGGATAGAAGAGGAGCTTGAGGGAATAGCGGTCTATCCGGGTAGGAAGTTCAGGAACCCGTTTCTCTGA
- the hydB gene encoding NADPH-dependent hydrogenase/sulfhydrogenase 1 subunit beta, protein MRYVKLPAENTYTFLERLKDWGKLYAPVKISEKFYDFREIDDVRNVEFHYNRTIMPPKKFFFKPREKLFEFDIKKAEYKEVLEDVEPFVLFGVHACDIHGLKILDTIYLDELPDKYYKARREKGIIIGISCMPDEYCFCNLRETDFADDGFDLFLHELPDGWLVRVGTPTGHRIVDKNIKLFEEVTTEDICNFRDFENKRSNAFKYHEDWSNLRYLLELEMEHPMWDEQADICLACGICNTTCPTCRCYEVQDIVNLDGNTGYRERRWDSCQFRSHGLVAGGHNFRPTKKARFRNRYLCKNSYNEKLGISYCVGCGRCTAFCPAGISFVRNLRTIMGLEEKSCPPEITEEIPKKGFAYATKIRGDEL, encoded by the coding sequence TTGAGGTACGTTAAGCTTCCGGCCGAGAACACCTACACCTTCCTCGAAAGGCTCAAGGATTGGGGTAAGCTCTATGCCCCGGTTAAGATCTCAGAGAAGTTCTACGACTTCAGGGAGATAGACGACGTCAGGAATGTCGAGTTCCACTACAACAGGACGATAATGCCGCCGAAGAAGTTCTTCTTCAAGCCGAGGGAGAAGCTCTTTGAGTTCGACATAAAGAAAGCCGAATACAAAGAGGTCCTTGAGGACGTCGAGCCCTTCGTGCTCTTCGGAGTCCACGCCTGCGACATTCACGGGCTGAAGATTCTCGACACTATCTACCTTGACGAACTCCCAGACAAGTATTACAAGGCTCGTAGGGAGAAGGGCATCATCATCGGAATAAGCTGTATGCCCGATGAGTACTGCTTCTGCAACCTCAGGGAGACAGATTTTGCAGACGACGGCTTCGACCTCTTCCTCCACGAGCTTCCGGATGGATGGCTCGTCCGCGTTGGAACACCAACCGGCCACAGGATAGTGGACAAGAACATCAAGCTCTTTGAGGAAGTAACGACGGAGGACATATGCAACTTCCGCGACTTCGAGAACAAAAGGAGTAATGCCTTCAAGTACCACGAGGACTGGAGCAACCTCAGGTATCTCCTTGAGCTCGAGATGGAGCACCCCATGTGGGACGAGCAGGCTGACATCTGCCTCGCGTGCGGGATATGCAACACAACCTGCCCAACCTGCCGTTGCTACGAGGTGCAGGACATAGTAAACCTCGACGGAAACACTGGCTACCGTGAGAGGCGCTGGGACTCCTGTCAGTTCAGGAGCCATGGGCTTGTCGCCGGCGGGCACAACTTCAGGCCGACAAAGAAGGCCCGCTTCAGGAACCGATACCTCTGCAAGAATTCCTACAACGAGAAGCTGGGTATAAGCTACTGCGTCGGCTGTGGCCGCTGTACTGCCTTCTGTCCGGCTGGCATAAGCTTTGTCAGGAACCTGCGCACGATAATGGGGCTTGAGGAGAAGTCCTGTCCGCCTGAAATAACCGAAGAGATTCCGAAGAAGGGATTCGCCTACGCCACTAAGATAAGGGGGGATGAGCTGTGA
- the mbhE gene encoding hydrogen gas-evolving membrane-bound hydrogenase subunit E, whose amino-acid sequence MKRTLAYLSLLFILGVLLYVANPNYGLKFGPGGEEWKALRYTDDYYITHGLEEVGGTNIVTDIVFDYRGYDTIGEATVLFTAIAGAVALFRPWRRDGDEHH is encoded by the coding sequence ATGAAGAGAACGCTCGCGTACCTATCACTTCTGTTCATCCTCGGGGTCCTCCTCTACGTGGCTAATCCAAACTACGGCCTCAAGTTCGGGCCGGGCGGAGAGGAGTGGAAGGCCCTCCGCTACACGGACGACTACTACATCACCCACGGGCTTGAGGAAGTCGGAGGAACCAACATCGTCACGGACATAGTCTTCGACTACCGTGGCTACGATACCATTGGAGAGGCGACGGTTCTCTTTACCGCTATAGCCGGTGCGGTTGCCCTTTTCAGGCCCTGGAGGAGGGATGGGGATGAGCACCACTGA
- a CDS encoding CGP-CTERM-anchored Cys-rich protein, whose protein sequence is MGKLYGGLFGVILMALMLASPLVHACFNPSDMYAVEVILNKPGITYNPQASVPSVLTVGNRTFLLRVWNDSEGIHIRVEIPEKRELGAYWSYSGALVLTKNNLSELTKLGWIGTSVTKNGSSVNVFKKGNVTLKIIFPEKECSSDSDCATGGCSGEICAPKEEVEKIVSPCVYAQWYECFRLTSCGCVNGTCSWKPNPAFEKCLKEHGVDPSKVIRAGTARVEATGPNPEELDRALREFFRTVGINCTRFTLISGSNEGPAYSPEEVSAPEVLKAALEELLEEGIIEGLSEKDIEDISRVANWGKAGWNSHIGWYETKNGTYAWIPYDESKDPQLVRCGGSPGAENASTGWVGPPVQSNGSSSGGASPGTGVLNPGSGINMTHENQAAESYEPKTNAGGLRTICGPASLIGLSLIWPMVRKKK, encoded by the coding sequence ATGGGAAAACTTTACGGCGGCTTATTTGGAGTGATCCTGATGGCCCTGATGCTTGCTTCTCCACTTGTCCATGCCTGTTTTAACCCGAGCGATATGTATGCCGTTGAGGTTATTCTGAACAAGCCCGGGATAACTTACAATCCTCAGGCAAGTGTTCCAAGTGTTCTAACTGTGGGAAACCGAACTTTCCTCCTGAGAGTGTGGAATGATAGCGAAGGGATCCATATACGAGTGGAAATCCCAGAGAAGAGAGAGCTCGGAGCCTACTGGAGCTACTCGGGTGCGCTGGTCCTCACCAAAAACAACCTCAGCGAACTCACAAAGCTAGGCTGGATTGGAACGTCAGTTACCAAAAACGGTTCGAGTGTTAACGTCTTTAAAAAGGGCAACGTGACGCTCAAGATCATCTTCCCTGAGAAGGAGTGTAGTTCAGATTCGGACTGTGCCACTGGCGGCTGTTCGGGAGAGATATGCGCACCCAAAGAGGAGGTCGAGAAGATCGTCTCGCCGTGCGTCTACGCCCAATGGTACGAGTGCTTCAGGTTAACCAGCTGCGGCTGTGTGAACGGAACCTGCTCGTGGAAGCCGAACCCTGCCTTCGAGAAGTGCTTGAAGGAGCACGGAGTCGACCCCAGTAAGGTTATACGGGCTGGAACCGCGCGCGTTGAGGCAACGGGACCGAACCCAGAAGAGCTCGATAGGGCGTTGAGGGAGTTCTTCAGAACTGTGGGCATAAACTGCACGAGGTTCACGCTCATATCGGGCTCAAACGAAGGACCTGCGTACAGCCCGGAGGAAGTGAGCGCACCAGAGGTTCTGAAAGCCGCGCTCGAAGAGCTCCTGGAGGAAGGGATCATAGAGGGACTGAGCGAGAAAGATATCGAGGACATATCAAGAGTCGCGAACTGGGGAAAAGCCGGCTGGAACTCCCACATAGGCTGGTACGAGACCAAGAATGGAACCTACGCATGGATACCCTACGACGAGAGCAAGGATCCCCAGCTTGTAAGGTGCGGAGGAAGTCCCGGGGCAGAAAACGCCTCTACCGGCTGGGTGGGACCACCGGTTCAGAGCAATGGCTCTTCATCTGGTGGAGCAAGTCCTGGAACCGGCGTTCTCAATCCGGGTAGCGGAATCAACATGACACACGAAAACCAGGCGGCAGAGTCCTACGAACCGAAGACGAACGCCGGCGGATTAAGAACAATCTGTGGTCCGGCTTCTCTGATCGGGCTAAGCCTAATTTGGCCCATGGTGAGGAAAAAGAAGTGA
- a CDS encoding hydrogenase maturation protease, producing MRTLILALGNELMRDDGVGLKAGRILLEKGYNVLEVGTDIFRLASHYGGEDRIIIIDAILSDKLKPGEIIHLRGDEVFEKLKAEIRSAHFMGAIDGLKLLMALDERLAKVDIHFIGVVAKEIDLGMELSDEVERAIPKVVELVEKIAFAPGQ from the coding sequence ATGAGAACCCTAATCCTCGCCCTGGGAAACGAACTCATGAGGGACGACGGCGTTGGGCTTAAGGCAGGCAGAATCCTGCTCGAGAAGGGTTACAACGTCCTCGAGGTTGGGACCGATATATTCAGGCTCGCAAGCCACTACGGCGGGGAAGATAGGATTATCATCATTGACGCGATTTTGAGCGATAAGCTGAAGCCAGGCGAGATAATCCACCTCCGGGGAGATGAGGTATTCGAGAAGCTGAAGGCCGAGATAAGGAGCGCCCACTTCATGGGTGCGATAGACGGGCTCAAGCTCCTGATGGCGCTCGATGAAAGGCTCGCAAAGGTGGATATCCACTTCATTGGCGTTGTTGCAAAGGAGATAGACCTCGGTATGGAGCTGAGCGATGAGGTTGAGAGAGCGATTCCAAAGGTCGTAGAGCTTGTCGAAAAAATAGCCTTTGCTCCGGGTCAGTGA
- a CDS encoding PadR family transcriptional regulator — MADSNLVRNLYTVPMKNMILLIIGLKGEAHGYEILKEIEKMTFGNWKPSHGNLYTMLNKLAEEGLVEPREEYRGKRRIVKYALTENGWLYLREANELALKSLYLAVQYHERLREKLRKMGYGKEIAATAIDSYIELLDGIINILEEKKRELKELKREKELRETGS; from the coding sequence ATGGCGGATTCAAACCTTGTGAGAAACCTCTACACAGTGCCCATGAAAAACATGATACTCCTTATCATCGGCTTAAAGGGGGAAGCCCACGGCTACGAGATTCTGAAAGAGATAGAGAAAATGACCTTCGGTAACTGGAAGCCGAGCCATGGCAATCTCTACACCATGCTCAACAAGCTGGCAGAGGAAGGGCTGGTAGAGCCGAGGGAAGAATACCGGGGGAAGAGGAGAATCGTTAAGTACGCGCTCACCGAGAATGGGTGGCTCTACCTGAGGGAAGCAAACGAACTCGCCCTGAAGTCCCTGTATCTGGCCGTTCAGTACCATGAGAGGCTTCGCGAGAAGCTCAGGAAGATGGGCTACGGGAAGGAGATAGCCGCCACAGCCATAGACAGCTACATAGAACTGTTGGATGGCATCATCAACATCCTAGAGGAGAAGAAAAGGGAGCTTAAAGAGCTGAAGAGGGAAAAAGAGCTCAGAGAAACGGGTTCCTGA